The genomic DNA AGCCCGACCCGCCCAAGTAGTGCCTGGCCGCACCGGCTTTTGCCTTATTGCCTTATTGCCTTTTTGTCTTCTCGCGCATTCGCTGCCCAACACCCTGAAAGCCCCCCATGTCCCTTACCGCCACCCCGTCCGCCAGCCAACCCCTGCAGTTGCACCGCCGCGTTGCACCTGCTGCAGTGCAAGGCCCGTGGACGGTTGATGCCATCCAGGCCCTGCTCGACAAGCCATTGATGGACCTGCTGTTTGAGGCGCAGACCGTGCACCGCCAGCACTGGCCCGCAGGCGATATCGAGCTGGCCACGCTGCTATCGGTCAAAACCGGCGGCTGTCCAGAAAACTGCGGTTATTGCCCGCAGTCGGCCGAGTTCGACACCGGCGTGAAGGCCGAAAAACTGATGGAAGTGGATGAAGTGGTGCGCGCCGCCCAGGCCGCCAAGGACGCCGGCGCCACCCGATTTTGCATGGGCGCCGCCTGGCGCGCGCCCAAGGACCGCGACATTGAAAAAGTCAGCGCCCTGATTGGTGCCGTGAAGGGCCTGGGCCTGCAGACCTGCGCCACGCTGGGCATGCTCGAATCGCACCAGGCGCAGGCGCTCAAGGACGCGGGGCTCGATTACTACAACCACAACCTCGATACCGCGCCCGAGTACTACACCGACGTGGTCAGCACCCGCGCCTACCAGGACCGGCTCGATACCCTGCAGCATGTGCGCAGCGCCGGCATCAGCGTGTGCTGCGGCGGCATTGTGGGCATGGGCGAGGCGCCCGTGCACCGCGCGGGCCTGATTGCGCAGCTGGCCAACCTGCAGCCTTACCCCGAATCGGTGCCCATCAACAGCCTGGTGCGCGTGCCCGGCACCCCGCTGGCCGATAGCGAACCTGTTGATCCGTTTGACTTTGTGCGCGTGATTGCCGTGGCCCGCATCACCATGCCCAAGGCGCGCGTGCGCTTGTCGGCCGGGCGCCAGCAGATGGGCGAGGCCGTGCAGGCGCTGTGCTTCATGGCCGGGGCCAATTCGATTTTTTATGGTGACAAGCTGCTGGTGACCGGCAACCCCGACGTGGAAGCCGATGTGCAGCTGCTGGCCAAACTGGGCCTGAACGGCCACCGCACCACCACGACCGAGACGGATGACCTGCGTGCGCATGCGCAATCGCAAGGGGTGTGCGCCTGATCCCTGCGCACCTGCGGTGTTGCCGTGGTGGCAAAGGAAATGCTACGTAATCAATAGCTGCTAGCGCAATATCCATAAGCGCTTACGGCTATTTTGATGCCAATTTTACGGCGCAGCCAGTGTTGGCGTTACCTCTTCATGGGGCAGGTGTTGATGCCCAGCAGCGTGTAGGCTGGGCAAAAGCGAAACAGACCCGTGGCCAGCGGCACCACGCCCAGCCAGCCCCACCAGCCCACGGTGCCAGTGGCAGCCAGGGCAATCAACACCAGGCCTGCGACGATGCGCAAGATGCGGTCCATGGTTCCGACGTTGACTTTCATGATTTTTCCTTTGCTTTGAATGCTTGCAGCCCTTGAGCGGGCCACCTTGCGAAAAGGCAGAGCGGCCCTGGGGCCGCTTCACCCGCTTACTCGAACGAGGGCGCCAAGGGCTTGCCCCCGGCTTTGGCGACAGCAGGCAAATGTCCTGGGTTGCACAGATGGGCCGTGTGAATGACAGAGGGTGTCACAGTGCGTTGACCGGAATCTTGAGGTAGGTCACGCCATTGGCTTCAGGCGGTGGCATTTCGCCCGCCCGGATGTTGACCTGCACAGAGGGCAGGATGAGCACAGGCATCTCCAGCGTCGCATCGCGCCGGGTACGCAGTTGCACGAAGGCTTCTTCGCTTACGCCATCGTGCACATGGATGTTGTGGGCGCGCTGGTCGGCCACGGTGGTTTGCCATGCGGCGGCACGCCCCGCAGGCGGGTAGTCATGGCACATGAAAAGGCGGGTAGCTGCAGGCAGGCTTAACAGCTTGCGCACCGACTGGTACAGCGTGTGGGCATTACCGCCAGGAAAGTCACAGCGTGCCGTGCCCACGTCGGGCATGAACAGAGTGTCGCCCACGAACACCGCATCGTCTACCTGGTAGGCCATGCAGGCGGGCGTATGGCCCGGAACCGCCAGCGCCCTGGCTTCAAGCTGGCCAATGTGGAACACCTCGCCGTCGTGCAGCAACTGGTCGAACTGGCTGCCGTCCGGGTGAAACGCGGGTTCCAGGTGAAACACGCCCTTGAACACATCCTGCACCTGGGTGATGGCGGCGCCGATGGCGATTTTTCCGCCCAGCTTGTTTCGCAGGTACTGCGCGGCCGAAAGGTGGTCGGCATGCGCATGGGTCTCCAGAATCCACTGCACGGCGAGGCGCTGGTTTTGGACAAATTCAACCATCCGGTCTGCCGACTGTGTGCGGGTGCGGCCCGACTTGGGGTCGTAGTCCAGCACCGAATCCACCAACGCGCAATGGCCACCGGGCTGGTCAAAGACCACGT from Acidovorax sp. T1 includes the following:
- a CDS encoding MBL fold metallo-hydrolase is translated as MKPQIQAFFDDATWTVSYVVFDQPGGHCALVDSVLDYDPKSGRTRTQSADRMVEFVQNQRLAVQWILETHAHADHLSAAQYLRNKLGGKIAIGAAITQVQDVFKGVFHLEPAFHPDGSQFDQLLHDGEVFHIGQLEARALAVPGHTPACMAYQVDDAVFVGDTLFMPDVGTARCDFPGGNAHTLYQSVRKLLSLPAATRLFMCHDYPPAGRAAAWQTTVADQRAHNIHVHDGVSEEAFVQLRTRRDATLEMPVLILPSVQVNIRAGEMPPPEANGVTYLKIPVNAL
- a CDS encoding YgaP family membrane protein, with product MKVNVGTMDRILRIVAGLVLIALAATGTVGWWGWLGVVPLATGLFRFCPAYTLLGINTCPMKR
- the bioB gene encoding biotin synthase BioB, which gives rise to MSLTATPSASQPLQLHRRVAPAAVQGPWTVDAIQALLDKPLMDLLFEAQTVHRQHWPAGDIELATLLSVKTGGCPENCGYCPQSAEFDTGVKAEKLMEVDEVVRAAQAAKDAGATRFCMGAAWRAPKDRDIEKVSALIGAVKGLGLQTCATLGMLESHQAQALKDAGLDYYNHNLDTAPEYYTDVVSTRAYQDRLDTLQHVRSAGISVCCGGIVGMGEAPVHRAGLIAQLANLQPYPESVPINSLVRVPGTPLADSEPVDPFDFVRVIAVARITMPKARVRLSAGRQQMGEAVQALCFMAGANSIFYGDKLLVTGNPDVEADVQLLAKLGLNGHRTTTTETDDLRAHAQSQGVCA